The Carassius carassius chromosome 16, fCarCar2.1, whole genome shotgun sequence genome window below encodes:
- the LOC132159977 gene encoding LOW QUALITY PROTEIN: vitellogenin-like (The sequence of the model RefSeq protein was modified relative to this genomic sequence to represent the inferred CDS: substituted 1 base at 1 genomic stop codon) — translation MRALVLALTVALVASQQINLVPEFAPDKTYVYKYEALLLGGLPQKGLARAGIKVNSKVYLSAVTENTFLMKLTEPVIYEYAGIWPKDPFFPATKLTSALAAQLQIPIKFEYANGVVGKVFAPAGVSSTVLNLHRGILNILQLNLKKTQNIYELQEAGAQGVCRTHYVISEDPKANHITVTKSKDLSHCQERIMKDVGLAYTERCHECTERIKSLIETATYNYIMKPASAGVLITEATVEEVHQFSPFNEIHGAAQMEAKQTLAFVEIEKTPVAPIKADYLARGSLQYEFATEILQTPIHLMKISDAPAQIIEVLKHLVANNVDMVHEDAPLKFVQLIQLLRVSTQENIEAIWAQFKDKPAYRRWLLDALPSVGTPVILKFIKEKFLAGELTLSEFIQALVVALQMVTADLDTIQLTASLAMHEKIAKVPALREVVMLGYGSMIARHCVAVPTCSAEHLRPIHDIAAEATSKNDIPEITLALKVLGNAGHPASLKPIMKLLPGLRTAATSLPLRVQVDAILALRNIAKKEPKLVQPVALQLVLDRALHPEVRMVACIVLFEAKPSVALVSSLAGALKTETNMHVVSFAYSHIKSLTRITAPDMAAVSGAANVAIKLMSRKLDRLSFHFSRALQLDFYHTSLMVGAAGSAYIINDAATILPRAVVAKARAYLAGAAADVLEIGVRTEGIQEALLKSPAADESVDRITKIKRTLRALTNWKDLPNNQPLASVYIKLLGQEVAFVKIDKTIIEEAIPIVSGTKSRELLKAALKALQEGIALQYAKPLLAAEVRRILPTAVGVPMELSFYTAAVAAASVNVKATITPPLPEEIKTMTLEELKKTDIQLQAEARPSIALQTFAVMGVNTALIQAAVMARGKIRTIAPGKVTARADILKGNYKVEALPVEVPEHIAALSFETLAVVRNIEEPTAERTVPLVPELAVQNSQTSAEYMSSENSDEVPGGAPAPFDKTLCLAVPYIEIKGCIEVHSHNAAFIRNTPLFYIIGQHSARATVARAEGPAVERLELEVQVGPRAAERLLKQINLIDEETPEGKAFLLKLKEILETEDKNRNVSSESSSSSRSSNSRSSSSRSSSSSSSSSGSSSRVTKTATIMETFRKFHKDRYLAPHGDSKKVSSGSSGSSFERIQKQAKFLGNSASPVFAVIARAVRVDHKLLGYQLAAYFDKPTARVQIVVSSIAENDNLKICVDGAVLSKHKMTAKFAWGPECQQYAVTAKAEAGVLGEFPAARLELEWERLPITVTSYAKRMSKHIPMAAYQAGFRLERVMNSEKEIEITAALPTQRSLNVIARIPEMTLSRMGIPLPYTIPINPDGSFSIQIDEDIRSXIQKQIKEE, via the exons ATGAGAGCTCTTGTGCTTGCCCTGACTGTGGCCCTTGTGG caaGTCAACAGATCAACCTTG TCCCTGAGTTTGCCCCTGATAAGACCTATGTGTACAAGTATGAGGCTCTACTCTTGGGCGGTCTTCCTCAAAAAGGTTTGGCCAGAGCAGGTATAAAAGTCAACAGCAAGGTTTACCTCAGTGCTGTGACAGAGAACACCTTTCTGATGAAG CTCACTGAACCTGTAATCTACGAGTACGCTGGTATTTGGCCCAAGGATCCATTTTTTCCTGCCACTAAGCTCACCTCAGCACTGGCTGCTCAGCTTCAGATTCCCATCAAGTTTGAGTATGCTAATGGTGTGGTTGGAAAGGTATTTGCCCCTGCAGGAGTCTCCTCTACTGTGCTGAACTTACACAGAGGTATCCTCAACATCCTTCAGCTCAACCTCAAGAAGACCCAGAACATCTATGAGCTGCAAGAG GCTGGAGCTCAGGGAGTATGCAGGACCCACTATGTCATCAGTGAGGATCCAAAGGCCAACCACATTACCGTAACCAAGTCTAAGGATCTGAGCCACTGCCAGGAGAGAATCATGAAGGACGTTGGCTTGGCATACACTGAGAGGTGTCATGAATGCACAGAG AGAATCAAGAGTCTGATTGAAACTGCAACTTACAATTACATCATGAAACCGGCATCTGCTGGTGTACTTATCACTGAAGCAACAGTTGAGGAAGTGCATCAGTTTTCACCCTTCAATGAGATCCATGGTGCTGCCCAGATGGAAGCAAA ACAAACCTTGGCTTTTGTTGAGATTGAGAAGACCCCTGTTGCTCCAATCAAAGCTGATTACTTGGCTCGTGGATCCTTGCAATATGAGTTTGCAACTGAGATTCTTCAGACCCCAATTCATCTAATGAAGATCAGTGACGCTCCAGCTCAG ATCATCGAGGTCCTAAAGCACCTTGTTGCAAACAATGTGGACATGGTCCATGAAGACGCTCCACTCAAGTTTGTTCAGCTCATCCAGCTCCTGCGTGTTTCCACCCAGGAGAACATTGAGGCTATCTGGGCTCAGTTCAAGGACAAACCAGCTTACAG GCGCTGGCTCCTGGATGCTCTTCCTTCTGTTGGCACACCAGTCATTTTAAAATTTATCAAGGAGAAGTTCCTGGCTGGTGAACTTACCCTTTCAGAGTTCATTCAGGCTCTTGTGGTTGCTCTGCAAATGGTCACTGCTGATTTGGACACGATTCAATTGACAGCT AGTTTGGCTATGCATGAGAAAATTGCCAAAGTCCCAGCTCTCCGTGAAGTTGTAATGCTTGGATATGGTTCCATGATTGCCAGGCACTGTGTTGCAGTTCCCACTTGCTCTGCTGAGCACCTCAGG CCCATTCATGATATTGCTGCAGAGGCAACTTCTAAAAATGACATTCCTGAAATAACTTTGGCTCTTAAAGTTCTGGGCAATGCTGGTCACCCTGCTAGTCTTAAACCCATCATGAAGCTCCTGCCTGGACTGAGAACTGCAGCTACATCTCTGCCCCTTAGAGTCCAGGTTGATGCCATCTTGGCCCTGAGGAACATTGCAAAGAAAGAACCAAAACTG GTTCAGCCAGTGGCCCTGCAGCTTGTGTTGGATAGAGCTCTCCACCCAGAAGTGCGCATGGTTGCTTGTATTGTGTTGTTTGAGGCCAAGCCATCAGTAGCTCTTGTCTCCAGTCTTGCTGGTGCTTTGAAGACTGAAACCAACATGCATGTTGTGAGCTTTGCTTATTCCCACATCAAGTCCTTGACCAGAATCACTGCTCCTGATATGGCAGCTGT TTCTGGTGCAGCTAATGTTGCCATCAAGCTTATGAGCCGCAAGCTAGACAGACTTAGCTTCCATTTCAGCAGAGCCCTTCAACTAGACTTCTATCATA CTTCACTTATGGTTGGAGCTGCTGGGAGTGCCTACATTATTAATGATGCTGCAACCATCCTGCCCAGAGCTGTTGTAGCTAAAGCACGTGCTTATCTGGCTGGAGCTGCTGCTGATGTTCTTGAG ATTGGTGTGAGAACTGAAGGAATCCAGGAGGCTCTTCTGAAATCTCCTGCAGCTGATGAAAGTGTTGACCGTATCACAAAGATTAAGCGCACCCTGAGAGCA CTCACAAACTGGAAGGACTTACCAAACAATCAACCATTGGCTTCAGTCTACATTAAATTACTTGGACAAGAAGTGGCTTTTGTCAAGATTGACAAGACCATCATTGAAGAAGCTATACCG ATTGTGAGTGGAACCAAATCACGTGAACTGTTGAAGGCGGCTCTTAAAGCTTTGCAGGAAGGAATTGCCTTGCAGTATGCCAAACCCCTGCTTGCAGCTGAAGTGCGTCGTATCTTGCCAACAGCAGTTGGTGTACCCATGGAGCTCAGTTTCTacactgctgctgttgctgctgcaagTGTCAATG TTAAGGCCACCATTACACCTCCTCTCCCTGAGGAGATTAAGACTATGACTCTTGAGGAGCTGAAGAAGACTGACATTCAACTCCAAGCTGAAGCTAGACCAAG TATTGCTCTCCAGACCTTTGCTGTGATGGGAGTGAACACTGCCTTGATCCAAGCTGCTGTTATGGCGAGAGGAAAAATCCGTACAATTGCTCCTGGAAAAGTGACTGCAAGAGCTGACATTCTCAAGGGCAACTACAAGGTGGAGGCTCTGCCTGTTGAGGTTCCTGAACATATCGCTGCTCTGAG CTTTGAGACTCTTGCTGTGGTCAGAAACATTGAAGAGCCCACTGCTGAGAGGACTGTTCCTTTAGTACCTGAGTTGGCTGTGCAGAATTCCCAGACATCTGCTGAATATATG TCATCTGAGAATTCCGATGAAGTTCCTGGGGGAGCTCCTGCTCCATTTGACAAGACTCTCTGTCTTGCTGTCCCATACATTGAAATCAAGGGATGCATTGAGGTGCACTCTCACAATGCTGCTTTCATCAGAAATACTCCTCTGTTCTACATTATTGGACAACACTCAGCCCGTGCTACAGTGGCAAGAG CGGAAGGTCCTGCTGTTGAAAGACTGGAGCTTGAAGTCCAAGTTGGTCCAAGAGCTGCCGAGAGGCTCCTTAAGCAAATCAATCTCATTGATGAGGAGACTCCAGAAGGAAAGGCTTTCCTGTTGAAACTGAAGGAAATCCTGGAGACTGAAGATAAAAACAGGAACGTCTCTTCtgaaagcagcagcagcagccgcaGCAGCAACAGTAGGAGTAGCAgcagcagaagcagcagcagcagttcaAGCTCTTCAGGGTCCAGCTCTCGTGTGACCAAG actgccaccatcatggagactTTCAGGAAATTCCACAAAGATAGG TATTTGGCACCCCATGGTGACTCAAAGAAAGTTAGCAGTGGAAGTTCCGGATCTAGCTTTGAGCGTATCCAGAAACAG GCTAAGTTCCTCGGAAATTCAGCTTCACCTGTTTTTGCTGTCATTGCCCGTGCTGTGAGAGTGGACCACAAACTGCTTGGCTACCAACTTGCTGCTTACTTTGACAAACCAACTGCAAGAGTGCAAATTGTTGTTTCTTCCATCGCTGAAAATGACAACCTGAAGATCTGTGTTGATGGTGCTGTGCTGAGCAAGCACAAAATGACT GCCAAGTTTGCTTGGGGTCCAGAGTGCCAGCAGTATGCAGTCACTGCTAAAGCTGAGGCTGGTGTACTGGGTGAATTCCCTGCTGCGCGTTTAGAGCTGGAATGGGAGAGGCTGCCGATTACTGTCACCAGCTATGCTAAAAG AATGTCCAAACACATCCCTATGGCGGCTTACCAGGCGGGATTCAGACTTGAAAGAGTAATGAACAGTGAGAAAGAGATTGAAATTACTGCAGCCTTGCCAACTCAGAGgtccttgaatgtcattgcaagGATTCCAGAG ATGACACTGTCAAGAATGGGTATTCCACTCCCCTATACCATTCCCATCAATCCAGATGGATCTTTTTCCATTCAAATCGATGAGGACATTCGCTCTTGAATCCAGAAACAAATAAAGGAAGAATAA